A window of Chloroflexota bacterium contains these coding sequences:
- a CDS encoding GxxExxY protein — MADLLYKELTGKIIGVYYDVYNGTSHTYPEFVYEKAMMHDIRREGVVCNRQDEYQVFYKGQLVGLQRLDLFTAGEVIVEIKVAPSLTRLHKAQTFSYLKAFDKRVALLFNFGGLQPEFERIYFEPRPVETSAGVIEQAVSEAPPGLVAPELIREVVGGLYSVHTTLGAGFIHRIYANACCHELKLQGLPVRPQKEMKVVYRGEPVADIKFAHLRIGDEALVFPVAVTNVDMIRFNNLKDWQRVEQIPLGILANFHSLALQPIILKT, encoded by the coding sequence ATGGCCGACCTTCTCTACAAAGAACTCACCGGGAAAATCATCGGCGTTTACTACGACGTTTATAACGGCACGAGTCACACGTATCCCGAGTTCGTCTACGAGAAGGCGATGATGCATGACATTCGGCGGGAAGGGGTTGTGTGCAATCGGCAGGATGAGTATCAGGTCTTTTATAAAGGCCAGCTTGTTGGCCTTCAGCGGCTAGACTTGTTTACGGCAGGAGAGGTCATTGTCGAAATCAAAGTAGCTCCAAGCCTGACCCGTTTGCATAAGGCTCAGACGTTCTCTTACCTCAAAGCCTTCGACAAACGAGTCGCGTTGCTGTTCAATTTCGGCGGGCTACAGCCGGAATTTGAACGGATTTACTTTGAGCCGCGCCCGGTCGAAACGTCAGCCGGGGTGATTGAGCAAGCTGTATCCGAAGCGCCGCCCGGCCTGGTCGCGCCGGAACTCATCCGCGAAGTGGTGGGCGGATTGTATTCGGTTCACACCACTCTGGGGGCAGGCTTCATCCACCGCATTTATGCGAATGCTTGTTGCCACGAACTAAAACTGCAGGGGTTGCCCGTTCGCCCGCAGAAGGAAATGAAAGTTGTCTATCGGGGCGAGCCTGTCGCCGACATCAAGTTTGCTCATCTTCGAATCGGCGATGAAGCGCTGGTGTTCCCGGTGGCTGTGACGAATGTTGACATGATCAGGTTCAACAACCTCAAAGATTGGCAACGGGTAGAGCAAATCCCGCTCGGCATCCTGGCCAACTTTCACAGCCTCGCTCTCCAGCCAATCATTCTAAAAACCTGA
- a CDS encoding fructosamine kinase family protein, with protein sequence MNLPPSVLDFCHHNGYGGIRRAAPVGGGCVSNATRLDTDGGPLFLKVNDTTPSDMFEREAEGLVALAAPNAIRVPKVLGVGPNFILQEFVEPGPRRANFWETLGLQMAALHNHTSPRFGFPHDNYIGPTTQINTWEDDGHTFFAEHRLRFQADLARRNRYRNSTDLRQMDSLVSLLSSLIPPQPASLLHGDLWSGNLHTGPNGEPVLIDPAAHYGWAEADLAMMTLFGSPPVSFFKAYESARPLEPGYRDRFDLYNLYHLLNHLNLFGESYLGPVQTIIRRYG encoded by the coding sequence ATGAACCTCCCTCCCTCCGTCCTCGACTTCTGCCATCACAACGGCTACGGCGGGATCCGCCGCGCGGCGCCGGTCGGCGGCGGGTGCGTGAGCAATGCAACCCGGCTCGATACTGACGGCGGCCCGCTCTTTCTCAAGGTCAACGACACAACCCCGTCCGACATGTTCGAGCGCGAAGCCGAAGGGCTGGTTGCCCTCGCCGCTCCGAACGCGATTCGCGTCCCCAAAGTTTTGGGCGTTGGCCCGAACTTCATCTTACAAGAGTTTGTGGAGCCCGGCCCGCGCCGCGCCAATTTTTGGGAAACGCTCGGTCTGCAAATGGCCGCCCTGCACAACCACACTTCGCCCCGCTTCGGCTTCCCGCACGACAACTACATCGGCCCGACGACGCAAATCAACACCTGGGAAGACGACGGCCACACCTTCTTCGCCGAACACCGCCTGCGCTTTCAAGCAGACCTCGCCCGCCGCAACCGCTACCGCAATTCAACTGATCTTCGCCAAATGGATTCGCTCGTCTCTCTTCTCTCCTCTCTCATCCCTCCCCAGCCCGCCAGCCTCCTCCACGGCGACCTCTGGAGCGGCAACCTGCACACCGGGCCGAACGGCGAGCCGGTGCTGATTGACCCTGCCGCTCACTACGGTTGGGCCGAGGCCGACCTGGCGATGATGACCCTCTTCGGCTCGCCGCCCGTTTCATTTTTCAAAGCTTACGAGTCAGCCCGGCCCCTCGAACCCGGCTACCGCGACCGATTTGACCTGTATAATCTCTACCACCTGCTCAATCATCTCAACCTGTTCGGCGAAAGTTATCTTGGCCCCGTGCAAACGATAATCAGGCGTTACGGTTGA
- a CDS encoding translation initiation factor, giving the protein MPIVYSTDPDPEPKPKPAVKESPTKGQVARIWRDSKRRKGKTVTVVGNLHHDPATFEKLCTDLKKHCGAGGTVRDGEIEIQGDHREKIAARLQALGYKTKFVGG; this is encoded by the coding sequence ATGCCTATCGTCTACTCCACCGACCCCGATCCTGAACCCAAACCCAAGCCTGCCGTCAAAGAGTCGCCGACCAAAGGGCAAGTGGCCCGCATCTGGCGTGACAGCAAACGCCGCAAAGGCAAGACCGTCACCGTCGTCGGCAACCTTCATCACGACCCGGCCACGTTCGAGAAGCTCTGCACCGACCTCAAGAAGCACTGCGGCGCGGGCGGCACGGTGAGAGACGGCGAGATCGAAATCCAGGGCGACCACCGCGAGAAGATCGCCGCCCGGTTGCAGGCGTTGGGTTATAAGACAAAATTCGTCGGCGGCTAA
- a CDS encoding cation-translocating P-type ATPase: protein MVENNVNAEGQAWHAETVQDVLEKLATQREHGLSSEEAKKRLEQYGHNELREKPPTPFWKLVLDQLKEFVVILLIVASIVSFLLGDEIEAAAIIAIVVLNAVIGVVQESRAEASLAALKKLAAPDARVIRDGSRINVPTRELVPGDVVLLEAGNFIPADVRLVESVNLRVEEAALTGESVPVEKRATLTLEREIPLGDRKNTAFMGTIVSYGRGTGVVVATGLNTQIGLIAQMLSAVEEEETPLQLRLDELGKQLSIGSLIIVAIVFIVALVNQTELGQLFQAPLAYFDAFKERITEVFIIAVSLAIAAVPEGLPAVVTITLALGMREMVKRHALIRRLSSVETLGSASVICSDKTGTLTQNEMTAVQLWCDDQSFEITGDGYKPQGNFIHEGDHLNFSDHPAITTLLWAGLLASDAILEASGENERQPTYRMVGDPTEGALVVAAAKAGIWRKEVEAVFPRIAENPFDSARKIMSTFHNVKEAMPEVSPFNEPAGTPEFVVCAKGAPDVILKTCSHYQKLNDEAAPITPEFLEKVLAANAELSSQALRVLAVAYRISDHHPDPMTPETVEHDLTFVGLIGMIDPARPEVKPAIQHAREAGIRTVMITGDFVDTARAIANNIGLLRKDGKVLPGAALDKMSDAEVLQAVKETDVFARVSPQHKVMIVDAVRRTGAVAAMTGDGVNDAPALKKSDIGVAMGITGTDVAKEAADMVLTDDNYASIVAAVEQGRIIYANIRKFVFFLLSSNVAEIMIIFLATLAGLPTPLTAIQLLWLNLITDGAPALALAMEKGDPDVMQYPPRPKNESIVNRSMQLGIVIQTITQTGAVLGAFALGLLWHLKAGDAMPAGANPILFLIQHDWTSIDVQTAETMAFVTLSLCELFRAYTVRSERVSLFRLGVFSNPYMQYAVGLSLALLLLVVNVPFLQPIFNTHFLSLAEWAVVVGLALIPAVSEEMTKAYLRWSEAKAK, encoded by the coding sequence ATGGTAGAAAACAACGTAAACGCCGAAGGACAAGCCTGGCACGCCGAAACCGTACAGGATGTGCTTGAGAAGCTGGCTACTCAACGTGAACACGGCCTTTCATCTGAAGAAGCAAAGAAGCGGCTCGAACAATACGGCCACAACGAACTCCGCGAAAAGCCCCCCACCCCGTTCTGGAAACTCGTCCTCGATCAACTCAAAGAATTTGTCGTCATCCTGCTCATCGTCGCCAGCATTGTCTCGTTTCTCCTCGGCGACGAAATTGAAGCGGCGGCCATCATCGCCATCGTCGTCCTCAACGCCGTCATCGGCGTCGTCCAGGAGTCGCGGGCCGAGGCCTCGCTGGCCGCCCTCAAAAAGCTGGCCGCGCCCGACGCCCGCGTCATCCGCGACGGCTCACGGATCAACGTCCCCACCCGCGAACTGGTGCCCGGTGACGTGGTGCTGTTGGAAGCCGGCAACTTCATCCCCGCCGATGTCCGGCTGGTAGAAAGCGTCAACCTGCGAGTGGAAGAGGCGGCCCTCACCGGCGAGTCGGTGCCGGTGGAGAAACGGGCCACCCTGACTCTTGAGCGCGAGATACCGCTAGGCGATCGCAAGAACACAGCCTTCATGGGCACCATCGTCTCCTACGGGCGCGGCACCGGGGTGGTAGTCGCCACCGGCCTCAACACCCAGATCGGCCTCATCGCCCAAATGCTGTCGGCGGTTGAGGAGGAAGAGACGCCCCTGCAGTTGCGGCTGGACGAACTGGGCAAGCAGTTGAGCATCGGCTCGCTCATCATCGTCGCCATCGTCTTCATCGTCGCTTTAGTGAATCAAACCGAACTGGGCCAACTCTTTCAAGCGCCACTGGCTTACTTCGACGCCTTCAAAGAACGAATCACCGAAGTCTTCATCATCGCCGTCAGCCTGGCGATTGCGGCGGTGCCCGAAGGGCTGCCGGCCGTGGTCACCATCACCCTGGCTCTGGGCATGCGCGAGATGGTCAAGCGCCACGCCCTCATCCGCCGCCTGTCGTCGGTGGAGACGCTTGGCTCGGCCTCGGTGATCTGCTCCGACAAGACCGGCACGCTCACCCAAAACGAGATGACGGCAGTGCAGTTGTGGTGCGACGATCAGTCGTTTGAGATCACCGGCGACGGCTACAAGCCGCAGGGCAACTTCATCCACGAAGGCGACCATCTCAACTTCTCCGATCATCCGGCCATCACCACGTTGCTTTGGGCGGGTTTGCTTGCCAGTGACGCGATTTTAGAGGCGTCGGGCGAAAACGAGCGCCAGCCCACCTATCGCATGGTCGGTGACCCCACCGAGGGGGCGCTGGTGGTGGCGGCGGCCAAAGCCGGAATCTGGCGCAAGGAAGTAGAAGCTGTCTTCCCGCGCATCGCCGAGAATCCGTTCGACTCGGCGCGCAAGATCATGAGCACCTTCCACAACGTCAAAGAGGCCATGCCGGAAGTCAGCCCGTTCAACGAACCGGCGGGAACCCCTGAGTTTGTGGTGTGCGCCAAAGGCGCGCCGGACGTGATTCTGAAAACGTGCAGTCACTATCAAAAACTCAACGACGAGGCCGCGCCGATCACGCCGGAGTTTCTCGAAAAGGTGCTGGCCGCCAACGCCGAGCTTTCGAGTCAGGCATTGCGGGTGCTGGCCGTCGCTTACCGCATCTCCGATCACCACCCCGATCCGATGACGCCCGAAACCGTCGAACACGACCTGACCTTCGTCGGCCTGATCGGCATGATTGACCCGGCCCGGCCCGAAGTGAAGCCGGCCATTCAACACGCGCGCGAGGCCGGCATTCGCACGGTGATGATCACCGGCGACTTTGTGGACACGGCGCGAGCCATTGCCAACAACATTGGCCTCTTGCGGAAGGATGGCAAAGTGTTGCCCGGCGCGGCGCTCGACAAGATGAGCGACGCCGAAGTGTTGCAGGCCGTGAAGGAAACAGATGTGTTCGCCCGCGTATCGCCGCAACACAAGGTGATGATTGTGGACGCCGTGCGCCGGACGGGCGCGGTGGCGGCCATGACCGGCGACGGGGTGAACGATGCCCCCGCCCTCAAGAAGTCGGACATCGGCGTGGCCATGGGCATCACCGGCACCGACGTTGCTAAAGAAGCCGCCGACATGGTCCTCACCGACGACAACTACGCCAGCATCGTGGCCGCCGTCGAGCAGGGGCGCATCATCTACGCCAACATCCGCAAGTTTGTGTTCTTCCTGCTCTCGTCCAACGTGGCCGAGATCATGATCATCTTCTTAGCCACTTTGGCCGGCCTGCCCACGCCGCTCACTGCCATTCAACTGTTGTGGCTCAACCTGATCACCGACGGCGCGCCCGCCCTGGCGCTGGCCATGGAAAAGGGCGACCCGGACGTGATGCAATATCCGCCCCGCCCCAAGAACGAGTCCATTGTGAATCGTTCGATGCAATTGGGCATCGTCATTCAAACCATCACCCAGACCGGCGCGGTGCTGGGGGCGTTTGCTCTCGGCTTGTTGTGGCATCTCAAAGCCGGCGACGCCATGCCGGCAGGCGCGAACCCCATCTTGTTCCTCATCCAGCACGACTGGACGAGCATTGACGTGCAGACCGCCGAGACGATGGCCTTTGTGACGCTCTCGCTGTGTGAGTTGTTCCGCGCTTACACCGTTCGCTCCGAGCGCGTCTCGTTGTTCCGCTTGGGCGTGTTCTCAAATCCGTACATGCAGTACGCCGTCGGCCTGTCGCTTGCCCTGTTGCTCCTCGTCGTCAACGTGCCGTTCCTGCAACCGATCTTCAACACCCACTTCCTGAGCCTGGCCGAGTGGGCCGTCGTCGTCGGCCTGGCCCTCATCCCGGCAGTTTCGGAAGAGATGACGAAGGCGTATTTGAGGTGGAGTGAGGCCAAAGCAAAGTAA
- a CDS encoding sigma-70 family RNA polymerase sigma factor, translating into MPDPSGSGLITLAQRGDVDAIGTLYDQHHQALFRYIWLRVGEHALAEDLTGDVFVRMLAALPRYRPTQATFRAWLYRIARNLLIDHYRKEGNRASSPLQQAENKSAEDDTPLTLFEQKLTVERLRHALSTLEQSQREVVTLRFLSGLSLQETAVVLGKTEAAIKALQHRGLAALRSALIQEHI; encoded by the coding sequence ATGCCTGATCCCTCTGGCTCTGGCCTGATTACACTTGCCCAGCGAGGTGACGTGGACGCGATTGGCACACTGTACGACCAGCATCATCAAGCTCTGTTCAGGTACATCTGGCTCAGAGTGGGAGAGCACGCTCTCGCCGAAGACCTGACCGGCGATGTTTTCGTGCGGATGCTGGCCGCCCTGCCGCGTTACCGTCCCACGCAAGCCACGTTCCGGGCCTGGCTCTACCGCATTGCCCGCAACTTGCTGATTGATCACTATCGCAAAGAAGGCAACCGGGCTTCGTCGCCGCTCCAGCAGGCCGAGAACAAAAGCGCCGAAGATGACACGCCGCTGACGCTCTTCGAGCAAAAGCTGACCGTCGAGCGTCTACGCCACGCTCTTTCCACTTTGGAGCAATCTCAGCGTGAAGTGGTAACGCTGAGATTCTTGAGCGGCCTGTCTTTGCAGGAAACGGCGGTCGTGCTCGGCAAAACCGAAGCCGCCATCAAAGCTCTGCAACATCGCGGCCTGGCGGCGTTACGCTCGGCCTTAATCCAGGAACACATCTGA
- a CDS encoding FecR domain-containing protein: MDELHDLFQERLARLEQGEPLEACLAGLPEEEASLLKMAAQLSTVNYPEQASDSALAQRTKLLQAARVAKEKNAMTTKPRWVLPAALSGVAAFAFICVIAVAAMAGFASLRRSPAAPRQVVIVTPSQNGGPTQIIPIANPQSGTMANVRGNVRVQGDDGSWATMRNGQTVTAGKRIRTGPLSSATLVFYDGSQARLGPNTELWIDSLNAQTSGPRIIQLTQWVGDTKHDVAHSADPASVYEVRTPSGVGTAKGTSFQVLVTALFVRFDVDKGAVAVANLNIIVVVVAGQSTTIPSGQPPGDPVFRVSGEGEVLQTGSVWNIGGQTFLTDGNTVIVGNPQVGDRVAVEGRLLPNGSRLADLITLLHRASKNTFSFSGVVESIGGDSWTISGREVRVDELTTIEDGIVVGDAVEVRGGIAQDGTFWAGEIRKRAEAEQPFEFTGVIDAIADSGWTISGVTIKVDGNTEIDEGLETGDVVKVEGHIQADGSWLAESITLADEDEHKFEITGPVESMDPWKVAGVEFETAAWTEIDENIKVGDRVKVEGRIQEDGTWVADEIKLIEASQALRFEFVGKVTSTDPWVIGGVTLATDENTEIANDIEVGDFVRVKGHILPDGALLADDISPLEDPADCFDTVVVVSNVTAEKIILLNGQTIKLKDIDLEGDVKVASIIIVHACVGKDGKIVIVSVIVIFQLDKLPDVIVIRPPDDPRDNNNNNNDNNGGNNDNNNCQDGDDHDHGKGNDCHKHGGDDGDDD, encoded by the coding sequence ATGGACGAGTTACACGATCTCTTTCAAGAACGATTGGCCCGACTCGAACAGGGCGAGCCGCTGGAGGCCTGCCTGGCCGGCCTGCCGGAAGAAGAAGCCTCTTTATTGAAAATGGCCGCCCAACTTTCGACAGTGAACTACCCAGAGCAGGCCAGTGACAGCGCCCTCGCCCAACGCACAAAGCTGTTGCAGGCGGCGCGGGTGGCAAAGGAGAAAAACGCGATGACAACCAAACCTCGTTGGGTTTTGCCGGCGGCGCTTAGCGGCGTTGCGGCGTTTGCCTTTATTTGCGTGATCGCTGTGGCCGCAATGGCCGGGTTTGCCTCGTTGAGGCGTTCACCTGCCGCCCCTCGGCAAGTCGTCATCGTCACCCCTTCGCAAAACGGCGGCCCGACTCAAATCATCCCCATTGCAAATCCACAAAGCGGCACGATGGCAAATGTGCGCGGCAACGTAAGAGTTCAAGGCGACGATGGCTCGTGGGCGACAATGAGGAACGGGCAAACCGTCACTGCCGGGAAGCGCATTCGCACCGGCCCGCTGTCGAGCGCAACGCTGGTCTTCTACGACGGGAGCCAGGCGCGGCTGGGGCCAAACACCGAACTCTGGATCGATTCTCTCAACGCCCAGACGAGCGGCCCGCGCATCATTCAACTCACCCAATGGGTCGGCGACACGAAGCACGATGTAGCCCACTCCGCCGACCCGGCCTCTGTCTACGAAGTCCGCACGCCTTCCGGCGTCGGCACGGCCAAAGGCACATCATTCCAGGTGCTGGTCACTGCCCTCTTCGTCCGCTTCGACGTTGACAAGGGAGCAGTGGCTGTCGCCAACCTGAACATCATCGTGGTCGTCGTCGCCGGGCAATCCACCACCATTCCTTCGGGTCAACCGCCGGGCGATCCGGTCTTCCGTGTCAGCGGCGAAGGCGAAGTTCTGCAAACCGGCAGTGTCTGGAACATCGGCGGCCAAACCTTTCTCACCGACGGCAACACCGTCATCGTCGGCAACCCGCAAGTGGGCGACCGCGTCGCCGTCGAAGGCCGCCTTCTGCCAAATGGCAGTCGCCTCGCCGACCTCATCACCCTCCTGCATCGCGCCTCGAAAAACACTTTCTCGTTTAGCGGCGTCGTAGAGTCCATCGGCGGCGACTCGTGGACGATCTCTGGCCGGGAAGTTCGGGTTGATGAGCTGACGACTATTGAGGACGGGATCGTGGTCGGGGACGCCGTCGAGGTCAGGGGCGGCATTGCTCAGGACGGAACCTTCTGGGCCGGCGAAATTCGCAAACGAGCCGAGGCCGAACAGCCGTTTGAATTTACTGGCGTGATTGACGCCATCGCCGACTCGGGCTGGACGATCTCCGGCGTCACTATCAAGGTGGACGGCAACACCGAAATTGATGAGGGACTCGAAACCGGCGACGTGGTCAAAGTCGAGGGCCACATTCAGGCCGACGGTTCGTGGCTGGCAGAATCAATCACGCTTGCCGATGAGGACGAGCACAAGTTTGAGATCACCGGGCCGGTGGAGAGCATGGATCCGTGGAAGGTGGCCGGAGTGGAATTCGAGACGGCGGCCTGGACAGAGATTGACGAAAACATCAAGGTTGGTGACCGGGTGAAAGTGGAGGGCCGGATTCAGGAAGATGGAACTTGGGTAGCCGATGAAATCAAACTGATTGAAGCCAGCCAGGCCTTGCGATTTGAGTTTGTAGGTAAAGTGACCAGCACCGACCCGTGGGTGATCGGCGGCGTCACGCTCGCCACCGACGAGAACACCGAGATTGCGAATGATATTGAGGTCGGCGATTTTGTGAGGGTCAAGGGACATATTCTGCCCGATGGCGCTCTGCTGGCCGATGACATCAGCCCGCTTGAAGACCCTGCTGACTGCTTTGACACGGTCGTCGTCGTCAGCAATGTCACCGCCGAGAAAATTATCCTGCTCAACGGGCAAACCATCAAGCTAAAGGACATTGACCTCGAAGGCGATGTCAAAGTCGCCAGCATAATAATCGTCCATGCCTGCGTCGGCAAAGACGGCAAGATCGTCATCGTGAGCGTCATCGTCATCTTCCAACTGGATAAGCTTCCTGATGTGATTGTGATTCGACCGCCGGATGATCCTCGCGACAACAACAATAACAACAACGACAACAATGGCGGCAACAACGACAACAATAATTGTCAGGATGGTGATGATCACGATCATGGCAAGGGAAACGACTGCCACAAGCACGGAGGCGATGATGGCGATGATGACTAA
- a CDS encoding AarF/ABC1/UbiB kinase family protein, which produces MLLNRRYLSIVLFFGRIVLNFIFWEIILRRLGFRALANRTAQARYTAAARRFRAVAIRMGGVLIKVGQFLSSRVDVLPDYITEELSGLQDEVPAETFSRIRTVAEAELKGTLTEKFASFDETPLAAASLGQAHRATLSSGEKVVIKIQRPNIEHVVEIDLAALRTVVSWLKHYRPISKRANVEALLAEFSATLRDELNYVAEAQNAVRFADMFNGNPGVRIPKLYPGHSTLRVLALEDVYFIKITDYAAITAAGINRADVAERLFQTYLYQIFNVGFFHADPHPGNLFVEPANGEHDWRLIFVDFGMVGQITPAIRAALREAAVAVGTRDPARLVHSFVAANALLPGADVDRIIEAETAVFDRFWGKSMKELRQTDPREMRKFMRQFRDLMFELPFQVPENLIYLGRTVAILSGMCTGLNPDFNLFLSITPFAQTLLAEETGDGGLDFWLNEILEWGRKLVALPARLDSALTRIERGEITVISRPSPEQKLQADRLSAALNRLTGGLVFTALLAVGAMLYLNEQPALGAFPCPCTFPLAPL; this is translated from the coding sequence GTGCTCCTCAACCGCCGCTACCTTAGCATCGTCCTCTTTTTTGGCCGCATCGTCCTCAATTTCATCTTTTGGGAAATCATCCTTCGCCGACTCGGCTTTCGCGCGCTCGCCAACCGAACCGCCCAGGCCCGCTACACCGCCGCCGCCCGCCGCTTCCGGGCCGTTGCCATTCGCATGGGCGGCGTGCTCATCAAAGTCGGCCAGTTCCTCTCGTCCCGTGTGGACGTTCTGCCCGACTACATCACCGAAGAACTGAGCGGCCTGCAAGACGAAGTTCCCGCCGAAACTTTCTCGCGCATCAGGACCGTCGCCGAAGCTGAACTGAAAGGGACATTAACCGAAAAGTTTGCCTCATTCGACGAAACGCCGCTGGCCGCCGCCTCGCTGGGGCAGGCTCACCGGGCCACACTCTCCAGCGGCGAAAAAGTCGTGATCAAAATTCAACGGCCCAACATTGAGCATGTTGTCGAGATCGATCTCGCCGCCCTGCGTACCGTCGTCAGTTGGCTTAAGCATTATCGGCCCATCAGTAAACGCGCCAACGTCGAGGCCCTGCTGGCCGAATTCAGCGCCACCCTGCGCGACGAACTCAATTACGTGGCCGAAGCGCAAAACGCCGTCCGCTTCGCCGACATGTTCAACGGCAACCCCGGCGTGCGCATCCCCAAACTCTATCCCGGCCATTCAACGCTCCGCGTCCTGGCCCTCGAAGACGTCTACTTCATCAAAATCACCGACTACGCCGCCATCACCGCCGCCGGCATTAATCGCGCCGACGTGGCCGAGCGCCTCTTCCAAACTTACCTCTATCAAATCTTCAACGTCGGCTTCTTCCACGCCGACCCTCACCCCGGCAACTTATTCGTCGAACCGGCCAATGGTGAGCACGATTGGCGACTCATCTTTGTAGACTTTGGCATGGTGGGCCAGATCACGCCCGCCATCCGCGCCGCCTTGCGTGAAGCCGCCGTGGCCGTTGGAACCCGCGACCCGGCCCGGCTCGTCCACTCCTTCGTGGCCGCCAACGCCCTCCTGCCCGGCGCCGACGTTGACCGCATCATCGAAGCCGAGACGGCCGTCTTTGATCGTTTCTGGGGCAAGTCCATGAAAGAATTGCGGCAGACGGATCCGCGTGAGATGAGAAAGTTCATGCGCCAGTTTCGCGATTTGATGTTTGAGCTTCCGTTTCAAGTGCCGGAGAATCTGATCTATCTCGGTCGCACCGTCGCCATCCTGTCGGGCATGTGCACCGGCCTCAACCCCGACTTCAACCTGTTCCTCAGCATCACCCCGTTTGCCCAAACATTGCTGGCCGAAGAGACAGGCGACGGCGGCCTGGATTTTTGGCTCAACGAAATTCTGGAGTGGGGCCGAAAACTGGTTGCCCTGCCAGCCCGGCTGGACTCAGCTCTGACTCGAATCGAGCGCGGCGAAATCACCGTCATCAGCCGCCCCTCGCCCGAACAAAAACTGCAAGCCGACCGGCTCAGCGCCGCCCTTAACCGCCTGACGGGCGGATTAGTGTTCACCGCTTTACTGGCCGTAGGCGCAATGCTTTATCTCAACGAGCAACCGGCTCTAGGAGCGTTTCCATGCCCTTGCACATTTCCTCTCGCGCCGCTTTGA
- a CDS encoding helix-turn-helix domain-containing protein produces MPPKPKKTASIKYPTRRARRSKTYEWDAEKVKALREFLGLTQARFAEELGILQQTVSQWECGYHYPKGASVKVLNIVAEKARFDYGEEPPTEKTAKTGS; encoded by the coding sequence ATGCCACCCAAGCCTAAAAAAACCGCCAGCATCAAATATCCCACCCGCCGCGCGCGCCGGTCAAAAACTTACGAGTGGGACGCCGAAAAAGTCAAGGCTTTGCGCGAGTTTCTGGGCCTGACACAAGCCCGATTCGCCGAAGAGCTGGGCATCCTCCAGCAAACCGTGAGCCAGTGGGAGTGCGGCTATCACTATCCCAAAGGCGCATCAGTAAAAGTGCTGAATATCGTGGCCGAGAAGGCCAGGTTCGATTATGGCGAAGAGCCGCCCACCGAGAAGACGGCGAAAACCGGGTCTTGA
- a CDS encoding SH3 domain-containing protein, which yields MLKPDNARSKFTSLFLLILILLTLALPVNANGNIVYVGDRTLNLRAGPGLNFTSIAELYPGEPLAVIIKDGLWLNVKRAGGQSGWVNGFYVGSTLPNSAIVQYKTVIVDTGKLNLRSGPGLKYSSIAEIPEGETLNVIARSGLWINVQRTNGMTGWVNKTYTRPVGVTASAPQPAATAQPSSPSSSSGSFAVVNSAFVNLRAGPGFEFDVLAEIPFGETLVVVGRSGAWINTRRSNGQEGWASSAVLKLSGTAPIISSPPTLSPTKPSSSLTPTPTATTPASNAFCRQGNVLAGVHDPDRLQVLRTCLTVTGVVAEITTADDGDVTFRLRLDSAYTWTLNDVNRTRLRGYLQIEIIPADQDSVATPTIGDRVAVTGAYVTDTVHGWNEIHPAWQVDTLP from the coding sequence ATGCTCAAGCCTGACAACGCCCGCTCTAAATTCACCAGCCTCTTCCTTCTGATTCTTATTCTTCTGACTCTGGCGCTCCCCGTCAACGCCAACGGCAACATCGTCTACGTCGGCGACCGAACCCTCAACCTGCGCGCCGGCCCCGGCCTCAACTTCACATCCATTGCCGAACTGTATCCCGGCGAGCCTCTCGCCGTCATCATCAAAGACGGCCTGTGGCTCAACGTCAAACGCGCCGGCGGGCAGAGTGGGTGGGTCAACGGTTTCTACGTCGGCTCCACCTTGCCCAACTCGGCCATCGTTCAATATAAAACCGTCATCGTAGACACCGGCAAGCTCAACCTTCGTTCCGGCCCCGGCCTCAAATATTCATCCATTGCCGAAATCCCTGAAGGAGAAACGCTAAACGTCATTGCTCGCTCCGGACTCTGGATCAACGTGCAACGGACGAACGGTATGACAGGCTGGGTGAACAAGACTTACACGCGACCGGTCGGGGTGACCGCCTCTGCGCCTCAACCGGCGGCGACGGCCCAACCCTCATCCCCTTCCTCCTCAAGCGGCTCGTTTGCTGTTGTCAACTCTGCCTTTGTTAACCTGCGGGCCGGCCCAGGCTTTGAGTTCGATGTATTGGCTGAAATACCGTTCGGCGAAACGCTCGTGGTCGTGGGCCGTTCTGGGGCCTGGATCAACACCCGGCGAAGCAACGGCCAGGAAGGCTGGGCGAGTTCGGCAGTTCTCAAACTGTCCGGCACAGCGCCTATCATTTCTTCGCCGCCAACGCTTTCACCCACCAAACCGTCTTCATCGCTCACGCCAACACCCACAGCCACCACGCCAGCCAGCAACGCCTTCTGCCGTCAGGGCAACGTGTTGGCCGGAGTCCACGATCCAGATCGCCTTCAAGTGCTCCGAACCTGCCTTACCGTCACCGGCGTTGTCGCCGAAATCACAACCGCCGACGATGGCGACGTCACCTTCCGCTTGCGCCTCGACTCGGCTTACACCTGGACGCTCAACGATGTGAACCGGACACGCCTGCGCGGCTACCTGCAAATAGAAATCATCCCCGCCGATCAAGACAGCGTTGCCACACCCACCATTGGCGACCGGGTGGCCGTCACCGGCGCTTACGTCACCGACACGGTGCATGGCTGGAATGAAATTCACCCGGCCTGGCAGGTGGACACTTTGCCTTAA